In the Cohaesibacter gelatinilyticus genome, GGGTCAACCATAATGGTGATATGAATATGGCTCGCCAGTTGATCGAAGCTGCGGCGGATGCCGGGGCCGATATGGTTAAATTTCAGACCTTTAAGGCGGATCGTTTGGTTACGCCAGATGCGCAAAAGGCCGACTATCAAAAAGTCACGACAGCGGGGGAAGGCACTCAGTATCAGATGCTGAGAAAGCTGGAGCTGAGCGACACTATGCATGCGGATCTGATAGCACACTGTCAAAAAGTTGGGATCGAATTTTGTTCCACCGGCTTTGATATTCAAAGCCTGCACGATCTGGTGGCCATGGGTGTGAATGTCATGAAAATTCCATCCGGTGAGATTACCAATTTGCCGTATTTGCGGGCCGTGGCTGGCTTTGGTCTGCCGGTGATTTTGTCTACCGGGATGGCAACCTTAGGTGATGTGGAACTCGCCCTAGATGTGCTGGAACAGGCCGGAACTGCGCGGGAACAAATCACCGTGCTGCACTGCACTACCGAATATCCAGCCCCTATGCAAGATGTGAATTTGCATGCCATGCAGTCGATGGGATTGGCATTGGGTGTGGACGTGGGTTATTCAGATCATACCGTGGGAATCGAAGTGCCGACGGCCGCGATTGCTTTAGGCGCGACGGTAATTGAAAAGCACTTTACGCTGGATAAAACATTGCCGGGGCCTGATCATCAGGCCAGCTTGGCGCCGGATGAATTGAAAGCCATGGTGAGCGCCATTCGGAATATCGAGCATGCACTGGGCGATGGTATTAAACGCCCGACGGAGATAGAACGCAAGAATATGCAGGTTGCACGAAAATCTGTAGTGGCGGCGCGGGATATTGCAGCCGGAGAAGTGTTTACTGAGGAAAACCTGACGGTTAAACGACCGGGTACTGGTATCTCGCCCATGTTCTGGGATGAGGTTATCGGCCAAATGGCCAAACGTGATTTTGCCCAAAATGAATTGGTAGAGCTATGAGTCGGAAAATCTGCGTCATAACAGGAACCCGTGCCGAA is a window encoding:
- the neuB gene encoding N-acetylneuraminate synthase; the encoded protein is MHTLIIAEAGVNHNGDMNMARQLIEAAADAGADMVKFQTFKADRLVTPDAQKADYQKVTTAGEGTQYQMLRKLELSDTMHADLIAHCQKVGIEFCSTGFDIQSLHDLVAMGVNVMKIPSGEITNLPYLRAVAGFGLPVILSTGMATLGDVELALDVLEQAGTAREQITVLHCTTEYPAPMQDVNLHAMQSMGLALGVDVGYSDHTVGIEVPTAAIALGATVIEKHFTLDKTLPGPDHQASLAPDELKAMVSAIRNIEHALGDGIKRPTEIERKNMQVARKSVVAARDIAAGEVFTEENLTVKRPGTGISPMFWDEVIGQMAKRDFAQNELVEL